A portion of the uncultured Draconibacterium sp. genome contains these proteins:
- a CDS encoding cation diffusion facilitator family transporter: MADHHHDHGHHHHHHHEIRGKKLLWVTVLNLSITIVQIIGGIISNSLSLLSDALHNLGDSSAIFIAFLAGKRSRKPSDEQKTFGYKRVEILAALFNGVVLIGICLYLFFEAYERFVNPEPIKGKIMFIVATFGLLANLISVFVLNKDKNHNLNVRAAYLHLLGDTFSSVAVIIGGIAIWKFEVFWIDPLITVLVGIYIIYHTWDVVKETVDILMQSTPHDIDLNLIKEEVEKIPEIDNIHHIHVWKLDDTQIHLEAHINMTDNISMLEMMEVRSKVERLLHDQFGIEHITLQAGYECCSTNNELLAH, translated from the coding sequence ATGGCAGATCATCATCACGATCATGGACATCATCACCATCATCATCACGAAATAAGAGGGAAAAAGTTACTGTGGGTAACGGTACTAAATCTTTCGATTACCATTGTTCAGATTATTGGAGGGATTATCTCGAACAGTTTGTCGTTATTGTCTGATGCACTGCATAATCTGGGCGATTCGTCTGCAATTTTCATTGCATTTTTAGCCGGAAAAAGAAGTCGAAAACCTTCGGATGAACAAAAGACTTTTGGTTATAAGCGTGTTGAAATTCTGGCTGCTCTTTTTAACGGTGTTGTACTGATTGGTATATGTTTGTATCTGTTTTTTGAAGCCTACGAACGTTTTGTAAATCCCGAGCCGATAAAAGGGAAGATCATGTTTATTGTGGCAACTTTTGGTTTGCTGGCCAACCTGATATCGGTTTTTGTACTGAATAAAGATAAAAACCACAACCTGAATGTACGGGCTGCTTACCTGCATTTACTGGGCGATACATTTTCGTCGGTAGCTGTTATTATTGGTGGAATTGCCATTTGGAAATTCGAAGTTTTCTGGATCGATCCGCTGATTACCGTTCTAGTGGGTATTTACATTATTTATCATACCTGGGATGTGGTGAAAGAAACGGTGGATATTTTAATGCAGTCGACACCTCATGATATCGATCTTAACCTGATTAAGGAGGAAGTTGAGAAGATTCCGGAAATTGATAATATTCATCATATTCATGTTTGGAAATTGGATGATACGCAAATTCATTTGGAGGCACATATTAATATGACTGACAATATTTCGATGCTGGAAATGATGGAAGTGCGTTCAAAAGTTGAAAGGCTGCTACACGATCAATTTGGTATTGAACACATAACATTACAGGCGGGTTATGAATGTTGCAGTACCAATAACGAATTGCTGGCACATTAA
- the pflB gene encoding formate C-acetyltransferase: protein MDLENIFKTGRWCKAIEVKDFVSLNITPYTGDHKFLEGPTERTSKLWNICKEAIKEERQKNGLRDVDVNIVSGMTAFEAGFIDKENEVIVGLQTDKLLKRAMKPYGGYNVVKKALSEHGLKPNPIVHESFSKYTKTHNDGVFDAYTDEIRKFRSLGFLTGLPDNYARGRIIGDYRRVALYGINRLIEGKKEDLQKITGPMSDATIRLREEVSEQIRALSDMIEMGNIYGLDLSRPAQNAREAVQWTYMAYLAAVKEQDGAAMSLGSVSSFLDIFIEKDIQDGKITETDAQEYIDQFVMKLRMVRHLRMEAYDQIFAGDPTWVTESIGGLLIDGRSKVTKTSFRFLNTLYNLGPSPEPNITILWSKNLPKGFKDYCAKVSIETSSIQYENDDLMRTSSNCDDYGIACCVSMQELGKHIQFFGARTNLAKTLLLAINSGRCENTGTQMVDGVPFLEDEYLDYDKVIDNFKLAMKEVARVYNEAMNIIHFMHDKYYYEKAQMALIDTNPKINIAYGIAGLSIVADSLSAIKHAKVKPVRDENGLTVDFQIEGDFPKYGNDDDRVDHIARDVVEHFNMELEKLPVYKNATPTMSVLTITSNVVYGKKTGATPDGRAKGVAFAPGANPMHGRDTHGVIASLNSVAKIDYKDSKDGISNTLSVVPKSLGATPEMRIENLVRTLDGYFGCNAQHLNVNVLDRDTLLHAMEHPEDHPQLTIRVSGYAVNFVRLTREQQQEVLTRSFHETM, encoded by the coding sequence ATGGATTTAGAAAACATTTTCAAAACAGGACGATGGTGCAAAGCCATTGAAGTGAAAGATTTTGTAAGTTTAAATATCACCCCGTACACCGGCGATCACAAATTTCTTGAAGGCCCGACAGAACGTACCAGCAAACTATGGAACATTTGCAAAGAAGCTATAAAAGAAGAGCGCCAGAAGAATGGCTTACGCGATGTAGATGTAAATATAGTTTCGGGAATGACAGCTTTTGAGGCTGGATTTATCGACAAGGAAAACGAAGTGATTGTTGGATTACAAACCGACAAGTTACTAAAACGCGCCATGAAACCTTACGGAGGTTATAACGTGGTAAAAAAAGCCTTATCGGAACACGGTTTAAAACCGAATCCGATCGTTCACGAGAGTTTTAGCAAATACACCAAAACTCATAACGACGGCGTTTTTGATGCCTACACCGATGAGATCAGAAAATTCCGCTCGCTGGGATTTCTTACCGGTTTGCCAGACAATTATGCCCGCGGACGAATTATTGGCGATTACCGCCGTGTAGCTTTATACGGAATCAACCGTTTGATTGAAGGTAAAAAAGAAGACCTGCAAAAGATCACCGGTCCGATGAGTGATGCTACCATTCGTTTGCGTGAAGAAGTTTCGGAGCAGATCCGCGCTTTGAGCGACATGATTGAAATGGGTAATATTTATGGTTTAGACCTTTCGCGCCCGGCACAAAATGCCCGCGAGGCGGTGCAGTGGACGTACATGGCCTACCTTGCAGCGGTTAAAGAACAAGACGGTGCAGCTATGTCGTTGGGTAGTGTTTCTTCCTTCCTAGACATTTTTATTGAAAAGGACATTCAAGACGGTAAAATTACCGAAACCGATGCACAGGAATACATCGACCAGTTTGTTATGAAACTGCGAATGGTTCGCCACCTGCGTATGGAAGCATACGACCAGATTTTTGCCGGCGACCCAACCTGGGTTACAGAAAGCATTGGTGGTCTGCTCATCGACGGACGTAGCAAAGTAACCAAAACATCGTTCCGTTTCCTGAATACGCTTTACAACCTTGGGCCATCGCCTGAGCCAAATATTACCATTCTTTGGTCGAAGAACCTGCCAAAAGGTTTTAAAGATTATTGCGCCAAAGTATCTATCGAAACCTCATCAATTCAGTACGAAAATGATGATTTGATGCGTACCAGCTCAAATTGCGACGACTATGGAATTGCATGTTGTGTATCGATGCAGGAGCTTGGAAAACACATCCAGTTTTTTGGTGCACGTACCAACCTGGCCAAAACACTGCTGCTGGCCATTAACAGCGGTCGCTGCGAAAATACAGGAACACAAATGGTTGATGGCGTTCCGTTTTTAGAAGACGAATACCTTGATTACGATAAAGTAATCGATAATTTCAAATTGGCCATGAAAGAAGTTGCGCGTGTATACAACGAGGCGATGAACATCATCCACTTTATGCACGACAAATATTACTACGAAAAAGCCCAAATGGCGCTGATCGATACCAATCCAAAAATTAATATCGCATACGGTATTGCCGGATTATCGATTGTTGCCGACTCGCTTTCGGCCATTAAACACGCCAAAGTAAAACCTGTGCGCGATGAAAACGGTCTGACTGTAGATTTCCAGATCGAAGGTGATTTTCCGAAATATGGAAACGACGACGACCGTGTTGACCACATTGCACGCGATGTAGTGGAGCATTTTAACATGGAGCTCGAAAAACTTCCGGTATACAAAAATGCCACACCAACCATGTCGGTGTTAACCATTACTTCGAATGTGGTTTACGGAAAGAAAACCGGAGCTACTCCCGACGGACGTGCCAAAGGAGTTGCTTTTGCCCCGGGTGCAAATCCAATGCACGGACGCGACACTCACGGTGTAATTGCATCGCTGAATTCAGTGGCTAAAATCGATTATAAAGATTCGAAAGATGGTATCTCCAATACACTTTCGGTGGTACCAAAATCGCTGGGTGCAACACCCGAAATGCGAATTGAGAACCTCGTTCGTACACTCGATGGTTACTTTGGTTGCAATGCACAGCACTTAAATGTAAATGTGCTCGACCGCGACACACTTCTTCACGCCATGGAGCATCCGGAAGATCACCCGCAGTTAACAATTCGGGTATCGGGTTACGCTGTAAACTTCGTTCGTTTAACACGCGAACAACAGCAGGAAGTGCTTACACGCTCGTTCCACGAAACAATGTAA
- the pflA gene encoding pyruvate formate-lyase-activating protein: MSSTENKLIVHSIESFGTHDGPGIRLVVFLQGCNLQCKYCQNADTIALKGGNPTEIESLVKRAGNMKTYFGEDGGVTVSGGEPMLQSKALIPFFEALKKEGIHTNIDTNGLIRTPEAQHLISDLADLVMFDVKATSEEEFKSITGAKGLGRLLENIQLREQSKKPYWLRYVLVPNYTDSDESLKWLIEAFSINKYLEKFEILPYHKLGTYKWESLGMEYQFKEVNENTPEQLDRAFEMLKPHFKDVIVK; this comes from the coding sequence ATGTCTTCAACTGAAAATAAATTAATCGTCCATTCCATCGAATCGTTTGGTACACACGATGGTCCGGGAATTCGTTTGGTCGTGTTTTTACAGGGCTGCAACCTGCAATGTAAATACTGCCAGAATGCTGATACCATTGCTTTAAAAGGTGGGAATCCGACCGAAATCGAGAGCCTGGTAAAGCGTGCAGGAAACATGAAAACGTACTTCGGCGAAGACGGAGGAGTGACCGTTTCGGGCGGAGAACCAATGTTACAAAGTAAGGCACTCATTCCCTTTTTTGAAGCTTTGAAAAAAGAAGGTATCCATACAAATATCGACACTAACGGATTAATACGGACACCGGAGGCACAACATCTAATTTCGGATTTGGCAGACCTGGTAATGTTTGATGTAAAAGCTACAAGTGAAGAAGAATTCAAATCGATTACAGGAGCAAAAGGACTCGGTCGTTTACTGGAGAACATTCAGCTTCGCGAGCAAAGTAAAAAACCGTACTGGCTGCGTTATGTGCTGGTTCCGAATTACACCGACAGCGATGAATCGTTAAAGTGGCTAATCGAAGCTTTCTCAATAAATAAATACCTGGAAAAGTTTGAAATACTACCCTACCATAAACTGGGAACCTACAAGTGGGAATCGCTGGGAATGGAGTATCAATTTAAGGAAGTTAACGAGAACACTCCCGAACAGCTCGACCGTGCTTTTGAAATGCTAAAACCGCATTTTAAAGACGTAATTGTGAAATAA
- a CDS encoding formate/nitrite transporter family protein has product MSLYSPKEIISEAGKLAIAKDSYSAKKILTLAFLAGAYIAFGGLLAILVGGGVPGIGTENPGIPKFLMGAMFPVGLMIVVMAGAELFTGNNAYFMPNVLDGKQRWTAPLRNWSLVYVGNFIGSIFVAYFLVHLTHLVNAEPWINMVEKIAVGKTSNPFFTTFLKGIGANWLVCLALWMGMSAQHTSGKILGIWWPVMAFVTMGFEHSIANMFFIPLAIFEGADITWATFVIKNLIPATLGNIVGGGFFVGTLYWYAYSKEK; this is encoded by the coding sequence ATGAGTTTATATTCACCAAAAGAAATTATTAGCGAAGCCGGGAAACTGGCCATTGCAAAAGACAGTTACTCAGCAAAAAAAATACTGACACTGGCATTTTTGGCCGGAGCATACATCGCGTTTGGTGGTTTGCTGGCCATTTTGGTTGGTGGCGGTGTTCCGGGAATTGGCACAGAGAATCCGGGAATTCCAAAGTTCCTTATGGGAGCGATGTTCCCTGTTGGACTGATGATTGTTGTAATGGCCGGAGCAGAACTTTTTACCGGTAACAATGCCTATTTTATGCCCAATGTACTGGATGGCAAACAACGCTGGACGGCTCCGTTGAGAAACTGGTCGCTGGTTTATGTAGGCAATTTTATTGGCTCCATTTTCGTTGCTTACTTCCTGGTTCACCTTACCCATTTGGTAAATGCTGAGCCCTGGATAAACATGGTAGAAAAGATCGCCGTCGGGAAAACTTCCAATCCGTTTTTTACAACGTTTTTAAAAGGCATTGGTGCCAACTGGCTGGTTTGTCTGGCACTGTGGATGGGCATGTCGGCACAACATACCAGCGGAAAGATTTTAGGTATCTGGTGGCCGGTTATGGCCTTTGTTACCATGGGTTTTGAGCACAGTATTGCCAACATGTTTTTTATTCCGCTCGCCATTTTCGAGGGTGCTGATATTACATGGGCCACTTTTGTTATCAAAAACCTGATTCCGGCAACACTTGGAAATATTGTTGGAGGAGGCTTTTTTGTTGGGACTTTATATTGGTATGCTTACTCTAAAGAGAAATAG
- a CDS encoding DUF6686 family protein, giving the protein MEILIETQNGKIFKCAKCDAMHVEYKNLNFNFKEEDFWKFAQYIQNLDGEEWTSRNRTSNFKRKIIIPVGSQIFNALLDAKELRELRSLLNFKRDSAYFQQTINAGGLEFTSHLN; this is encoded by the coding sequence ATGGAAATACTTATAGAAACACAAAATGGGAAGATTTTTAAATGCGCGAAATGCGATGCCATGCATGTTGAATACAAAAACCTGAACTTCAATTTTAAAGAAGAAGACTTCTGGAAGTTTGCACAGTACATTCAAAACCTTGATGGTGAGGAGTGGACGTCTAGAAACAGAACCTCGAATTTTAAGCGAAAGATTATCATTCCTGTTGGCAGTCAGATTTTTAATGCTTTACTCGATGCAAAGGAGTTAAGAGAGCTGAGAAGCCTTCTGAATTTTAAGAGAGACAGCGCTTATTTTCAGCAAACGATAAATGCGGGAGGATTGGAATTTACCTCGCATTTAAATTAA
- a CDS encoding hydrogen peroxide-inducible genes activator, producing the protein MNVAQLEYLKELYVCGSFSLAADKLGVTQPALSLQIQKLEEELEFKLIDRTKRPFQFTDEGKVFYEKSLEILKQIEALKQISINISEEVSGNLKVGIIPTLAPYLVPLFIHQLGKDYPALQLEIYELKTEEIIHEIKMGDIDCGIISTPVSATNIAVRPLFYERFFAYLSEDHRLFAQDSIDIKSIEEGEIWYLEEGNCFQNQVNSICQLNPQKKNKQRLVYHSNSIESLRRIVEYKSGLTFIPELATINIPAEQEELIKEIVPSEPVREISLITAKRFAKERQVDALLKVIKSSIPARMLKHPEKEIVDTLL; encoded by the coding sequence ATGAATGTCGCACAATTGGAGTATTTGAAAGAGTTGTATGTGTGTGGTTCGTTTTCGCTGGCTGCCGACAAGCTGGGAGTGACACAACCGGCGCTGAGTTTGCAAATACAGAAACTGGAGGAGGAACTGGAATTTAAATTGATCGACCGTACCAAACGGCCATTTCAATTTACTGATGAAGGGAAGGTATTTTACGAAAAGTCATTGGAAATTTTAAAGCAGATAGAAGCGTTAAAACAGATTTCTATCAATATTAGTGAAGAAGTGAGTGGTAACCTAAAAGTTGGTATAATTCCAACATTGGCGCCTTATCTCGTTCCGCTTTTTATTCATCAGTTGGGTAAAGACTATCCGGCATTGCAGTTGGAAATTTATGAGCTAAAAACTGAAGAGATTATTCATGAAATAAAAATGGGCGATATTGATTGCGGCATTATTTCTACGCCGGTTTCGGCAACAAATATTGCTGTTAGGCCGCTGTTTTATGAACGTTTTTTTGCGTACTTGTCCGAAGATCACCGTTTGTTCGCTCAGGATTCCATTGATATTAAATCAATTGAAGAAGGAGAAATCTGGTATCTCGAAGAGGGGAACTGTTTTCAAAATCAGGTGAATTCGATTTGTCAGTTAAATCCACAAAAGAAGAACAAACAACGACTGGTGTACCACAGTAATTCCATTGAATCGTTACGGCGCATTGTGGAGTACAAAAGCGGCTTGACATTTATTCCAGAGTTGGCCACCATTAATATTCCGGCCGAGCAGGAAGAGCTGATCAAAGAAATTGTACCGAGTGAACCGGTTCGCGAAATCAGCCTGATTACCGCCAAACGTTTTGCTAAAGAGCGGCAGGTTGATGCTTTGCTGAAGGTAATAAAAAGCAGTATTCCGGCGCGCATGTTGAAACATCCTGAAAAGGAAATTGTGGATACGCTTTTATGA
- a CDS encoding Dps family protein — MKAKNQITVEKLNQLLADYQIHYQNLRGLHWNIKGQLFFALHARFEEYYNQASDVVDEIAERILMLGGQPLHTFEDYTKTAKLGVVANVSEAKPAVESVLESQRYFLKSFNEILEVAEENNDEGTAAMMSDWIGHTEKEIWMLESFLA; from the coding sequence ATGAAAGCAAAAAATCAAATTACAGTAGAGAAATTAAATCAGTTATTAGCAGATTATCAAATTCATTACCAAAACCTTCGCGGTTTGCACTGGAACATTAAAGGCCAGTTATTCTTTGCTTTACATGCCCGTTTTGAAGAGTATTACAACCAGGCATCTGATGTTGTAGATGAAATTGCAGAGCGAATTTTAATGCTGGGAGGTCAGCCTTTGCATACTTTCGAAGACTACACAAAAACAGCAAAATTAGGTGTTGTTGCCAATGTTTCGGAAGCAAAACCAGCCGTAGAAAGTGTATTGGAAAGCCAGCGTTACTTCCTAAAAAGCTTTAACGAGATTCTTGAAGTGGCTGAAGAAAACAACGACGAAGGTACTGCTGCAATGATGAGCGATTGGATCGGTCATACTGAAAAAGAAATCTGGATGCTGGAATCATTCCTGGCATAA
- a CDS encoding serine hydrolase domain-containing protein, with the protein MKKLTLLFALCIFLLGVTNAQTTSILKSHKLEEMAPESAGISAERLARIDKMCEEEVAKGNLPGIVSLVARNGKIVHWKAYGVANEAGDKMERDAIFRIASQSKAITSTAVMMLWEEGKFQLDDPISKYIPEFKNQQILTNFRYSDTTWTGVPVKNEITIRNLLSHTSGIGYGAIDGDERFQMLYKKAGVTDLFTTKNITIEESVKKLAKMPLHHEPGAQFTYSEGLDVLGYFIEIVSGMPFDQYLKKHIFDPLGMEDTWFYQPEKNIDRVVEVQTPVNGEWQKYPVTFYDTDYPIKGAKTFFSGGAGLSSTAKDYAIFLQMYLNGGEYNGVRLLSRKTVDVILSNQIGAIHGDSDTKFGLAFDLVTEKGQRKGGLGSEGTFDWGGYFNTQYFADPEENVIGIIMKQTQGPVNDVTGWKFRQLVFQTIDD; encoded by the coding sequence ATGAAGAAGTTAACACTACTTTTTGCCCTGTGCATTTTTCTGCTGGGCGTAACCAATGCCCAAACCACTTCAATTCTAAAATCGCATAAACTGGAAGAAATGGCACCGGAAAGTGCTGGTATTTCAGCCGAGCGTTTAGCACGTATCGATAAAATGTGTGAAGAAGAAGTGGCAAAAGGAAATCTTCCGGGAATTGTTTCGCTGGTGGCACGCAACGGAAAAATCGTTCACTGGAAAGCTTATGGAGTTGCCAATGAAGCAGGCGACAAAATGGAGCGCGATGCTATTTTTCGAATTGCATCACAATCAAAAGCAATTACTTCAACTGCCGTGATGATGCTTTGGGAAGAAGGTAAATTTCAATTGGACGATCCTATTTCGAAATACATTCCTGAATTTAAGAATCAGCAGATTTTAACAAATTTCAGATACAGTGATACCACTTGGACAGGCGTTCCTGTAAAAAATGAGATTACCATTCGTAACCTGTTGTCGCATACTTCGGGGATTGGTTATGGTGCAATTGATGGCGATGAGCGTTTTCAAATGCTGTATAAAAAAGCCGGTGTTACCGATCTGTTCACCACTAAAAATATTACCATTGAAGAGAGTGTGAAAAAATTGGCCAAAATGCCGTTGCACCACGAGCCGGGAGCACAATTTACCTACAGCGAAGGATTGGATGTGCTGGGGTATTTTATTGAGATCGTTTCGGGAATGCCGTTTGATCAATATCTGAAAAAACATATTTTTGATCCGCTGGGAATGGAAGACACCTGGTTTTACCAACCCGAAAAAAATATCGATCGTGTAGTTGAAGTTCAAACTCCGGTTAACGGCGAATGGCAAAAGTATCCGGTAACTTTTTACGATACCGATTACCCGATAAAAGGTGCCAAAACATTCTTCTCGGGAGGAGCAGGTTTATCAAGCACGGCAAAAGATTATGCCATTTTTCTGCAGATGTATCTGAACGGTGGAGAATACAACGGAGTTCGTCTGTTAAGCAGAAAAACTGTTGACGTAATTTTATCAAATCAAATTGGAGCTATTCATGGCGATTCGGATACCAAATTTGGATTGGCATTTGATCTGGTAACAGAAAAAGGACAACGCAAAGGAGGTTTAGGAAGTGAAGGAACCTTCGATTGGGGCGGTTATTTTAATACCCAGTATTTCGCCGATCCGGAGGAAAACGTAATCGGTATAATCATGAAACAAACGCAAGGTCCGGTTAATGATGTTACCGGTTGGAAATTTCGCCAGCTGGTATTTCAAACCATTGATGATTAG
- a CDS encoding TetR/AcrR family transcriptional regulator: protein MDVKEKILSRATEEFLKSGIKCMSVQKLVVPLGISTKTFYKYFKNKEELLEEVLTLLYIQQFKRIEEDSNTANPIRLLLQIWSMAFQRENDVNHKFYYDLHHYYPEVESRVENRVGQDFWKEFRHLINIGIENDLFLKTTQPDVVLEAISVLYSVSVRTEQFEKFGLSPTIIFQNTLAVLIRGICTSKGLNDFEKYNQPIFENN from the coding sequence ATGGATGTTAAAGAAAAAATATTGTCGAGGGCAACAGAAGAGTTTTTAAAAAGTGGCATTAAATGTATGTCGGTGCAAAAACTTGTGGTGCCACTCGGAATTTCAACTAAAACATTTTACAAGTATTTTAAGAATAAAGAAGAACTGCTTGAAGAGGTGCTGACATTGCTTTACATTCAACAGTTTAAAAGAATTGAAGAGGATTCGAACACGGCAAATCCGATTCGTCTGTTATTGCAAATCTGGTCGATGGCTTTTCAACGTGAGAATGATGTAAATCATAAATTTTACTACGACCTACACCACTATTACCCCGAAGTTGAAAGCAGAGTCGAAAACAGGGTCGGACAGGATTTCTGGAAAGAATTCAGGCACTTGATAAACATAGGGATTGAAAATGATTTGTTTCTGAAAACCACGCAACCTGATGTAGTATTGGAAGCTATTTCTGTACTGTATTCAGTTTCTGTTCGGACTGAACAATTTGAGAAATTTGGACTGTCTCCAACAATTATCTTTCAGAATACACTGGCTGTTCTTATCCGCGGCATATGCACTTCAAAAGGTCTTAACGATTTCGAAAAATACAATCAACCAATTTTTGAAAATAACTAA
- a CDS encoding alpha/beta hydrolase-fold protein: protein MNKLKKVLYFLFFSITCFYIQAQEIALRQGPQVVSPEVMNDNSVVFRVYSPDAKTVTLNGSWMEYGGTVNLSKNGEGVWSVKVGPLQTTMYHYNLFVDGVRAIDPTNPEAFRDGYRYASMLIMPGADADIYKINPVPHGTIAQVWYESPTLNLNRRMYVYTPPGYETSNEKYPVLYLLHGGGGDEEAWTSLGRANYILDNLIAAGKAKPMIVVMTNGNAYQTSSLKNAPGVETITRETIGKYTGMFEQSLVKDVVPFVEKTYRVKANKDNRAIAGLSMGGGHTVTTTIEFPEVFGYVGVYSSGIDNPEAYPESKFINLKKSGVNKYWVACGKDDFVKEYSKLLRDMLDKVGLEYEFYESEGGHTWANWRTYLSMYAPMLF from the coding sequence ATGAACAAGTTGAAGAAAGTACTTTATTTCCTGTTTTTTTCAATAACCTGTTTTTACATTCAGGCACAGGAAATAGCGCTGCGGCAAGGACCGCAAGTAGTATCTCCCGAAGTGATGAATGATAATTCGGTGGTTTTCCGCGTGTATTCACCCGATGCAAAAACGGTAACCTTAAACGGTAGCTGGATGGAGTATGGTGGAACGGTTAACTTATCGAAAAATGGAGAAGGAGTGTGGTCTGTAAAAGTTGGGCCATTACAAACTACAATGTATCATTACAATCTTTTTGTTGATGGAGTAAGAGCCATCGATCCTACAAATCCGGAGGCATTTCGCGACGGGTACCGATATGCCAGCATGCTAATTATGCCCGGTGCCGATGCTGATATTTATAAAATAAATCCGGTGCCTCACGGAACAATTGCGCAAGTTTGGTACGAATCGCCAACATTGAATCTGAACCGCAGAATGTATGTTTATACGCCGCCGGGATATGAAACAAGTAACGAAAAGTATCCGGTATTGTACCTGCTGCATGGAGGCGGTGGTGACGAGGAAGCATGGACATCGTTAGGTCGTGCCAATTATATCCTCGATAATCTGATTGCTGCCGGAAAAGCCAAACCGATGATCGTTGTTATGACGAATGGAAATGCTTATCAAACATCGTCTTTAAAGAATGCTCCTGGTGTAGAAACGATTACCAGAGAAACGATTGGCAAATATACAGGAATGTTTGAACAGAGTTTAGTAAAAGATGTGGTTCCGTTTGTTGAGAAAACTTACCGGGTTAAGGCGAATAAAGATAATCGAGCCATTGCCGGTTTGTCGATGGGAGGCGGCCACACGGTTACCACAACCATTGAATTTCCTGAAGTTTTTGGATATGTTGGTGTGTACAGCAGTGGAATTGATAATCCTGAGGCCTATCCTGAAAGTAAATTTATTAACCTGAAAAAAAGTGGTGTAAACAAGTACTGGGTGGCCTGTGGAAAAGACGATTTCGTGAAGGAGTACAGTAAGCTACTGCGCGATATGCTCGATAAAGTTGGTTTGGAGTATGAGTTCTACGAAAGCGAAGGCGGTCATACCTGGGCAAACTGGAGAACATACTTATCGATGTATGCTCCGATGCTTTTTTAG